The Helicobacter cetorum MIT 00-7128 region AACTAATGCTTATAAAGATGGCTCTTTGTTTCAAATACCTAATGGCACGGTGGTATCAAACAATACGCCCAATACGCCCATAGGTCAAAGTGGTGGTTGTGCTCCCGGAAACTGCGTAGTTAATTGGAGTGGGCTAAATATGCTTAGCACCAATAAAAATCTTTTGGGGCATAACCAGCCTATGTATGGGCTAGGTGTGATGACAGGCTATAAGCATTTTATAGGCAAGAAAAAATGGTTTGGCTTGCGTTATTATGGCTTCTTTGATTATGGGCATTCTAATTTTTCTAATTCTCGTGCCGCTAACGCTATATCGCCCTTTTATCTAAACAATCAAAAAGTAGATATGTATACTTATGGTTTTGGCACAGACATGCTTTTTAATATCATTAACAAAGATAAGGCTACGGCAGGGTTTTTTGTGGGCGTAAATTTTGCGGGTAATACTTGGACAAATAATCGTGTAGGATATTTTGAAGATGGTTATGTCTATGGTGTGAATACTGACGCTGATGCGTATATGACTAATGCTGATGGCACGATTACATGTGGAGATACTACGCCGGCTAGTTGTAGCGTAGGTATTAATCCTAGTAGCGAGTATACTACAGGAAAACTAAACTCTAAAGTGAATAACACACACTTTCAATTTTTGGTAAATGTAGGGATTAGAACGAATTTCTTCAAACACCATGGCATTGAATTTGGCATCAAAATTCCTACCATTCCTAATGAGTTTTTTAAGGGCTCTACCACTATCAAGGAACAAAGTCAAGGACCACAAAAAGAAGTAACAACTGGCTCTGGCAAAGATAAGAAAACAACGCTAGAACCAACCACCATTAACGGACCAGAGACAAATTTTAGTTTGACTCAGACTTTAATGCGTCAATATTCCATGTATTTGCGCTATGTTTATACTTTTTAGGGTTTAGAGACGCACTTTAAGTTTTATGGTGCGTTATGAAAACCTTATTTTTTAGGCTATTGTTTTTTGTTGTTGAGTTATGATGACTTTATTATAAAGCTATCAATAGTGTTTTAAGATAGAAAACAACAAGGCATTGTTAAGCCCAAATGGCTGTAGTTGGTGATTCTAAAATGCATTAATTTTGCTATATGGCTTACAATAATCTTGGTCTTTTAACTCTTGTTGATAAAAATTATCTAGTATTACGAAAAGATTTTCATAAGTAATATTTTTACTTAAAATCACACCTAAAATATCTGTATCTAAAGATAAGATTTTCATACCATTAATGCCTTTCTTGTCCTTTTGATAAGGCATGATTTTTCTATATGAAAAATCGCTCACTACATTAGGATCTAAATAAGTGCTAATAAAAATGGCATAATCATTCAAATTCTTTGTTTTAATAAGATGATTACCTAAATGTCTGCTAACAGGTTCTAATTCCATACGCCTTTGATTGTCCTTAGTTGTTAGTGTAACTTCTAATAACAGACAATGCTTGTGATAAAAAGGCAACTTAGGGGCATATTCAAAGATAATATCAGCATCTCCCCCTTTTGCATGAGTCTTTGGCAATAAATTAGGTTGTAAAGAGAGTTTTAGAAATACGCCTAAATCACCCTCAAATTGAGAGATTTTATACCAAATAATGCCTATAATGTATTCAAAAATAGTAGGAATATTAGCCTCATCAGTAACTAACTCAAAAATATTTTTATCTGCCTTAGGATTATTGTTTCTATCTTTAAATAATTGAAGAAGTTTTAATAAAACTGCGTTACTAAATTTATTTTCAATCAGTGTGATAAATTGTTGTTTTTTATAATGATTAGTATTATAGATAATGTCTTGCTGATTTTTGATAGGAGCGTTAAGAGCTAGACTTAAATCCCTATAAAGCCTATCAAGGTTTGGGGCATTTCCTATAATCTCTTCTAAAGAAATAGCTTGTTTTAATTGATGATTTGGTTTAAAAATTTGTAAAGACAACGAGTCTATAACTTGTTTAAAATAGTGTTTAGGGAGTATGTCTAGCTTGATTAATCCGTTTTCAAACACGATAATATCACTCAAATTAAAATATCTACAATTTAAATCAAAATAATCCTCCAAAGTCGCTTTTGCTTTAAACACATGCAAGTATTTAAAAAAGATTTGCTTAAATTCTTGAATGTCTTTACAATTTAAAAATGGGTTAGTTGAAGATAAGCAAGTAGAAACTTGATTTTGTTCAATTATTTTTGAAGTAGGATTTTTAGCAAAAATAAGTTTAAACCATAAGCGACAAGTTTTGGAGTTTTTTAAATTTTTAAGGCTCTTAAAGAGTGTTATTAAATGTGTTTCTTGATTATTTATGCCATTTAAAAAACAATTTTGTAAAGCTTGATATATTTCAAAGTAATTCCTATCATAATTAGGACTTTTTCTGTTGATGCCAATTTTACAGATTAAATCTATGCTAACTTCATTTTTTAAAAATATTTGTAAGGCTTTTTGGTAATTAGGCATGCCTATTAAAACTTCATAAATAATGGCATCTATAAAGCTATTTCTATCTTTTTGGATATTCTCTAGTTTTCTATACTCTTTGATTTTATCAATTAGTAAATTTAAGATTTTTGAGTCAGTAATTAAGGGAATAAGGTATGTAAATTCATCATAATTAAGGTATTCTAATTCATCTAAAACTTTTAAGATTAATAATAAGGGTCTTATAGTTTTGTTATTGACTTGAATATGCGTTTTTAAAAGCTGTTTTAAAAAAACCATACTTTTGTTGTATCTATTAAAAATAAAGGCTCTTTTTCATCATTATTACTTGCTTTAAGCAATTCTTTACCAACCTCGCTTAGTTGCCTACTTTTTTTAGTCAATAATCCAATATCTACAAGCCCTGAAGTCTTTAATCTCGCATCTTTATCTTTTCTACTTGCATCCCCACTTAAAAACCCTTTTTCTTTTAAAAAATTATAGTATTGAACTTGCACATTATCCCATTGCCAAGCTCCGTAGTCAGCTAAGATTTCATTTTGAAATTCTTGTAATAATTGGCATTGCCAAATGATTTTGTAGGCTAATTGTTTAACTCTAAAACCTGTTGTTCCTATAACCCAAAAATAGCTTTGATACGATAACTCTGCCATGCTTTTTTCCTAATAATTTGTGATTAACACTTCTATGCTTGGAGCTTGTTTATTTTTTCTTTGATAATTGCTATTAGCATAGCTCTTTTTTAAATAGTGGCAATGGTATTTTTTAGCCCATTCTTTTAAAAGAAAATTTTCTTGGTTTTTACTCGCCAACACATTAGAAAGGGCAAATTTTAATCCTTTTTTATCCGTATTATCCAAAAAGTTTAATAAATCTTTTTCTTCTTGTATAGTCCATGCGTTTAATTCATTGTAAGGGGCATTAGTGATTAAATAAGGGGGGTCGCAATAAATAAGTGTATTTTTAGGCAATGTATTGATTTTAAATTCTCTAAAATCAATACGACTAAAAACAGCGTTTTTTTGTGCTAAGGTTTTAGAAAAAGTTATAAATTTATTTTGTAAATTTGCATTAAAATCTCTCTTGCCTACAGGAAGATTAAAAAAACCTTGCTGATTAAAACGGATTTGATTATTAAAGGCATAAACAATCAAAGTATAGAACATAAAAAGATTATCTTGTTTATTTTTTAAAAGCGTGTTGTAATCCTCTCTTAATTTTAAAAAAGGGGCTTTATTATGTTTTGCAAGTCCTATAGAGCTATTACTTTGATAAAAATCATATCCATGTATGTTGCTTTTTGACAAATTGTAAGCATCAATTAAAGATTGAACTTCTTGCATAAAAAGTTCATAAGGAATATTTTTAATGCTTTCTAAAAGCTTAATAAGTTTAGTGTTGCTATCATTAAAAATAATTTGTTTAGCCTTAACATTTAGCCCTACACTACAACCCCCACAAAACAAATCCACAAAAACTTCTAAGTTTTTAGGGAAATGCTTTAAAATTTGAGGGAGTAATTTGGTCTTACCCCCTATATAATTAAAGCAACTAGGAATTATTGCACTTTGCATAAAAATAATCTTTCTTTATGATTGGTTATTTTAGATTTACCCGTGCTAAAATATTTATAAGGGGTTTCAAATATCTCTACTTTGCCCTTTTGTTTTAAAATACTTAGAATTATCTCATCGCTTATTTTAGCATTGGAACGGCTATTACCTTTATCGCCCATATTATTATAAGAGAGTAAAATATATTTAGCCCTAGCTTTAGAAATTAAATCTTTAAAAACTAAGGGGGCATTTTTAGTGCAATATTCACTTTTTAGGTGTTCTAAGGGGATTTTTTTAGCCACACCTTGTGGGGTTTGTTTCTCAAAACGAGCGATATTTTCTAAAAGATGATAGGCACTACTATATTGCCTAGAATTATAAGGGGGGTCTAAATACAATAAATCACACTCAATTTTTTCTATTAAAATATTAGTGTCCAAGTTGTAACAAACATTGTTTTTTAGTGTCTTGGGCGCTATTAGGGGGATTAGTCTTAAAACTTTTTTATCTAAATCTTTAACATTTTTTTATACGCATCATAATGCCCTACGGTATTAGCAATTCTATCGCTTGCAAACAATAACGCACTAAGCAATAGGGCATATTCTTTAAAATTAAGCTCTTTCTTTAAATATTGTTGCTCTATATCTTTTCTAATTTCACCAATCAAAAGACAATTTTTAAAGCTAAAATAAGTGTTGCTAAAATATTCACTCATATAATTAGAGCTTTCTTTATTGTTTAAAAATAAGGGGTTATTATAAAAATCTAGCTTTTCATAAATTTTATTTTTATCATATCCTAAAGGCAAGAACCACGCACAATGTGTAATATAATTACTATATAAAATATCGTTTGTAATAATTGTTTTGTCTATGAAAGATGCACTAAATGCTCCTGTGCCACTAAACACATCAGCTATGACTTCAATAGGTTCTAGCGTGCTAATAATCTCTTTAAAAAATGCACAAATAGACTGCTTATTGCCTAAATAACGCCGATTGGCTAGAGTTAGAGATTTATCTTGTTCTTTTGTCATAAGAAATCGCTTATACTATTGCTAGATATTTTTTTTGAAATTTCTAAACCCTTATTGATGTATTCACTATTTTGTATGTGTTTAAATAAAATCATTTCTTTATAACTCGCTTTAATGAAATTTACAAAATGATAATAGGTAAGACATTTGTCTAAGTCTTTAGTTGCTCTATTCTTTTTGTAAGAATTACATAAAAATCTTTGCTTATTGTGATTAGCGTCATTTCTTACAAGCTTAGCGAACTCACAATGCAAACATTCTTTAATACCTTTTTGAATGGGTGTTTTAATGGTGGATGTTTCTTTGTTTTCAATAGCCTTTAGGAAAGCTATTTTATCAGTTTTTGTTAGGCTGTTAAAGGATTGCTTAATAATCTCTAATTTGCTTGCATTATTAGGCATCTAAATAGCCTTGCTTAAGGGATTTTTATAAGAATAGTGTAGCAAAACAGCAACTAAAAAGCAATGGTCTTTACAAATAGAACCAAAAGGTTTTTGAAATGCCCCCCCTACCATTCAAGCATTTCTAAAAACCCATTATTGTGAAGCGTGGGCGAAAGAATGGCAAGTTAGGGTTTGGCTAAAAGGGTTGGCTATGGGGTGGTCTACATGCACAAGCTGGACATATCTAATGGTGTGGTTAAATCCTGTGGTAAGCACATTTAAGATAGCACGCAAATCTCTCAAAGGAAATAAATCATGGGAGTAGTTTTCAAGCGTTCTATCTGGTGTATTGGTGCGTATAGCAATGAGCCCGTCTCTTGTGCGAACAAATGGTAAGGCATGCCCTACCATTTGGTTAGTGCGTCCTGATGAATCAATGCTATAAACAAATGCAATCCACACATTTCCTGCTTCTGCATGCAACATTTCATTTAGGCGTGTGGGGAATTGTGTTGAATCTAACATGGGGGTTGTGCTGACTTGATATCCAGCTAACATGGTATAGCTCATACCGGTATGGGCATGTGCGGCACGAGTAGGCATGTAAGCGGGGTCGCTCACTCTACGAATAAATTCGCCCGGAATTTCTAAAGCTAGGGCAAGCCCCGGAAAGCGTGAAGTGAAAGAAATAAAGGGGTCGGTATTAGGAGCGGTGTCAAATAAAGCCCCACCACTTTGCAAAGGATTGTCTGTATAACGCAAGAGTTCTAAAACAATTTGATAGCTTTGTAAAAGGCATACCCCACACATTCCAATACGACTAACTACCCCACGCACACAAGTGGTCGCAATGGCATGCAAGCGTCTTTTCCATGCATCTGTGAGCTGAAAGTCATTCCCTAGCCCCAATAATTCACGGCTAGATTTTCTGTGAGCAAGTTTAGGGTCTAAAATTGGGGCTTGGGGTGCACCTTTAGAACAAGTCTCTAAGCTCTTATGCGTGAAACGAGACAAATCGCCAATGGCGTTATCCAAGTAGAAATAATCTATAGGTGTGTTAGCGTCATCTTGATTAGCGTATGAAGGGTTAATAAAATAAGGCACCCCCCAATAAGGCCCATAAGTTTTTACTCTTAAATTATTCCCATAAGCATCTAAGATAATGGCTTTGTTATCTACAAGCAAGAGCTGGAAAGACTGATTTTTATTATTTTCTTTCTCTTTGGCAGTCATCTCATCTTTACAGGGCTTAAAATGAATGTATTCCCAAGAATCAATGCCTGAACTTGAAGTCAAGCCGTATAATTCGCCGGTATCTTTATGGTATTGTGCGATATGCCCTGTGATAGGGTTGTAATAGTAGTAGGTGATAAAGTCAAGCACAGAGCGTTTGCTCTCTACATAATACACCACGCCTTTTTCCAAGTAGAGCCATGAAATAGGGGTTTTAAAACTAAAGTTAAACACTTCGCTTGGATGGCTTAAAAAGTGGCTTGTAGTGTCGCTCAAATGAAAATCGTAATAGTCAGTAGGATTTTTAGAAATATAGAGCGTGTTTTTATAAACTTTAACAATATATTCTTGATTAGCGGTAAGAATTTTCTTATCCCTAATGATAAAGCGTTGGTTATCATCGTTTAACACAGCGGGGCGAAAGGTCAAATAGTCCCATTTTTCTGTGCTTTCAAAATACAATCCTGTAACACTATCTGGGGCTGTGAGAGCCAAATGCACCCCATGATGAACAAAAATAATGCGCCCTAAGGAATCTATACTTGCCTTGATAGAACTCTTCACATCCCCTAGCACAGGATAGCTCTCGCCTTTATAAAAAACTAGGTGTAAGCCATAAGTTTTGTCATCAAGCACAATTTCTATATTTTTTGCAGAATCAGCCATTTAATATCCTTTTAGTAATAATATGTTGTAACATAGTATCTCAAGTTTAAATTAAAATTACTATCAAAGTTTTGAGTTTCTCGCTGATTTTTGAATCATAGTGAAACCATTTTTCACATGTGATATGTGGGGGTGGTATTAAGAGCATATTAAAATATATTTTTTTAATTTATAGATATTTTACAACATATTTTTATGTTTATGTAGCTTTTAAATGAAAATAAAGTTAATTAAAGTTTAGAATTGAGTTTTTTAAGATAGTAGCAACTCAAGGTTAAAAAGATAAAAAAGGGTAATAATACGCCAATTTCAGGCATAAACATTCCTGAAACACTGAATTTCCCTAAAGCAAAGAATAGCCCCCAAATAACGAGCGTGATAATGATAAATTTTAATCCTAAAAGGGCTAGATTTTCATAGCGAGCAAGGCTGGGCGAAAAATAAGCGATTAGAACGCCTAAAAACGGCACAAAAAAGGGCAAGATTCCAAACACATACAAAAAAGCACGCACTTTTTTGGTGTCTGCATTTTGTCGCATTAAAGCATGCAAAGAAGAAATGGCATCTGTAATAGAAACGGCGGGTTTATTTTGATAGATGGTGTCTAGGACTTTGGGGCGAAAATTTTTGAGCGTTTTAAAGGTTTTTAAATGGGCTGTTTTCAGGGCGTTTGTGCCAAGCTCAAAATGTGAAGGCATGCTATAAATTGTAGTGTCATGTAATATCCAATACTTGCCTTCAAAAAAAGCCTCTTTAGCCTCAGCATAAGATTCTAGCACTTTATTTTTTAAACGAAAAACTTTGATATTTTCAGCTTTTTGCAATAACGGATTAATCTTGCCAAAATACACATAATCATCATTGTATTTCACTAATAAATGCTCTGAAGTGGCTGAAAAATTTTCTTTGTAGATGAGATTTTGCGTTTTTTCTTCCATATACACAAAAGAAGTTGTGTTTAATCCCACATAAATAGAAGTGAAAAAAAAGCTAATAATGAGCACTGGGTTTAAAATCTGGCGTTTGGAAAAGCCAATAGACAATAAGGCAGTGTATTGATTAGACTTAATAAAAGTAATATAAAATAAAACCATTGCTAAAAGCAAAGAAATGGGTAAAGTGTAATTGAGAGCAAATAATATATCATAGGTAAAAAATAGGATAATCATGTTTGCAGAATCGGGCATTTTATCGGCGTATTTCAAGCTATCAATACTTACAAAAAACAATTCTAAGGCTAAAAGCACAATGAGAAAGTATTTGAAGTAATACCACCCTACAAATCTAAACAAACGCATTCAAGTCCCTATAAAAAGGGTTTTTATTTTAAAAAAAATCAATGAACTTTTAAAATTTTTAGCAAAAAAGATTTTTAAAAGAGTGTTTGAATTAAGTTTCTTAAAAATTTTAATCAAAATGCTTTTTAAGTTATTTTCTAGCATTGCTACTAGCTCTCTAAAATCAAAGGATTTTTAAGGGTAAAGCGATTTTGTGTGGCGTTAAAGTCATGGGTTTTTATAAAAAATTTTAAGGCATTTTTAGCATGTTCAAATACAGCGTTTTTCAAAGGCTCTTCGTTTTCATTGAATCTTGAAAGCACATGTTCAATAATATTAGCCCCTTTAGAAATACCCACTCTTAAACGATAATAATTATTAGAACAGAGCAAATCAATGGATTTCAAGCCATTATGCCCCCCATTCCCTCCGCCATTTTTAAATTTCATAACACCTAAAGCTAGGTCTAATTCATCATGGATAACTAAAATTTCTTGGGGTTTATAAAAATTTTTAACGCTTAGGACACTTTCGCCACTCAAATTCATGTAAGTTTGGGGTTTGAGCAAGATAAAATCATTATAAATACATACACAAGCATTGTGCTTGGAATAAAAAGTGAAAGAGATATTAAAATCTTTAACAAGCAAGTCTAAAATGTCAAAGCCGACATTATGCCTTGTGTAAGCGTAACGCTCAGTAGGGTTGCCTAAACCTACTAAAAGCGTCATTTTTTTAAATTACTTCGCCTTAATCACACCGATTACGGCAATAGAATCATTGTCTAAAATCTTAACATTTTCGTGTTTTTTTAAATCACGCACTAAGATAGATTCATTCACATCTAAAGAAGTTACATCTACTAGGTAGCAATCTGGCAAATGCTCTGGAGTGCATTCTACACGCACACGCTTTTTAGAGAGCATTAAAATCCCCTTGTTTTTTAAGCCCACTGGAGTGCCTTGATGCTTAACAGGAACTTTAAACTTAGATTTCACGCCCTTAGTTACAGCGAGTAAATCCACATGGATAAGCTCGTTGGTTACAGGATTTTTTTGATATTCTTGAACCACGACTTCATAAGTCTTATCCCCTAATTTCACCGGGAAAATCAAATGTTTCTTTTCCTTAAGGTATTTGATGAAAGGGTTTAATTTGAACGCACAGCTGACATTCTCAATTCCCTTGCCATAGACATTTGCGATTAGATAGCCATCTTTTTTTAAAGCTTTGGCATTAGCCTTAGTAATACTCTCTCTAATAACGCCTTCTAACATGTTAATCCTTTAAAATTAAAATAAGGGTTTATCCTATCTAAAAAACCCTTAAAAAATTATTTAAAAACTACTTAAAAGCTTTTCAAAGGATTGTTTGAAGGCGACTAAGCCCTCGTTAAGAAGTTTTTGGGCGACATTTTCTAAATCCAAGTTTTGCTTTTTTAATTCTTTTTTAAACGCTTCAATTTCTGTCATGCTTAGGGGGGTTTGATACTCTGTATTTGGATTGAGTAAATAAGCGTTTAAGGCATCTAGGGGAGCGGTGTTAATAGAGTTTTTAAAACATAAAGCCTTGATATAGTAATCTTTAGCTAAAGAACTAGATTTAACCCCAGTAGATGCAAAAAGAGTGCTTGTAAGATGATTAGCGTGTTTCTCTATCTCATAATAACATTCTGTAGCATTAATAATGCCACTTTTTGCTTGTAAATTTTGAGACACAAGAGAGTCTATTTCTTTGTCAAATCGTGAGACAAACACGCTAATGACCGCTCTTTTTTGTGCCACTCTAGCTAGTAATTGAGCGATTTGTTGAGCCATTTTAGGTGAAAAGACTAAGGTTACATTAATGGGAATGAGAGCTTTAGCTAGAGATTCTATGACTTCAAAAGAGCTTTCGCTTGCTGGAACTTTTATCATCACATTAGGGCGGTTTAAAGCTTTAAATAATCGTTTGGCCTCATCAATACTTTGACTCGCATTGTCTTCTAAAAAAGGGTCAATTTCTAGGCTAATGTAACCATTCTTGGGGTCTTTTTCATATAGGGGCATTAAAGCATTTGAAGCTTGTAAAATATCCTTTAAAGCTAGAGTTTCATAAATTTCTTTAGCTTTTTTACCTTTAAGTTTAGTAATTTCATCTCTATAAAACGCGCTTTTAGTAATCGCTTGAAAAAAAAGGCTTGGATTACTTGTCGCTCCACAAATCGCACCCTTACTAATAAGCTTTAAAAAATCGTTTTCTAAAAAATCTCTTTCTATAAAATCGCACCACAAACTAAATTCTTGCATGTTTTATCCTTGTTTTAAATTTTGATAATAGTTTTTAACAATTTCTTGGTCGCTAAAAAAAATCGTTTTGTCTTTAAAGATTTGAATGCTTTCATCGCCCTTGCCTAAAATCAATAAGACTTCATCATCTTTTAAATGTTCTAGGGCGTTTAAAATGGCTTTTTTTCTATCTATTTCTACTATAACCTTAGAATGAGCGTTTTTGTCTATGCCTTTTAAAATATCCTTGATAATCTCTTCTTCATTTTCACTTCTTGGATTATCTGAAGTTAAGATAATTTTATGAGCGTAGTAACTTGCCATCGCTCCCATTTTGGGGCGTTTAGTCTTATCTCTATCACCCCCTGCTCCAAAAAGAGCGACAATTTTTTGGGTTTTAAAACTTTCAAAGACTTGTTGCATGCCATCTTCTGTATGGGCAAAATCTACTACCACTAAGGGCTTAGAATGCACAATTTCCAAACGCCCCTTGACCCCATAAAAATTTTCTAATAAAGGCGTAATAGTTTCTAGGGGCAACTCTGTGAGTAACTTAACCCCTAAAATCCCAGCTAGAATATTATAAAGATTATAACGCCCTAAAAGTGGGGAATAGGCTAAAGCATTTTCTGTAATTTTAGGCTCTCTTAAATCTTTTTGATAGCATAAGGATGCACTAATAGAAGGATTTAATGAAAAAGCTTGAATGTTTAAATGAGCTTTCTTATCTAGTGCGTAAGTGTGAGCGTTAATAGGATTAAAAAGGGCGTTTTTTTCATCTCTGTTGATAATTTTTAAGCTCTCGTCTTTAAAAAAGCTGTTTTTAGTGTCTCTATAATTTTCTATGCTTTTATGGAAATCTAAGTGATCACTTGTAATATTAGTGAGAATTTTAAGAGCGAAGTTAAGCCCAGCAATGCGATTTTGAGCGATGGCATGTGAGCTAACTTCCATAATAAAGTATTCGCATTCTAAAGATAAGGCTATCTCTAAGTTGTTATAGAGTTCTAAAAGAGTGGGGGTGGTTAAGCCTTTTTCTTTTAAGCGTTTGTCATTGACAAAAAACCCCCTTGTGCCTAAAAGAGCGACCTTTTTATTCAAATCTAAGAGTAAAGAATACATTAAACTTGCTGTAGTGGTCTTTCCGTTAGTGCCTGTGATGCCTATAATCTTAATTTTAAAATCAAAATAGTTTTTAAGCTCGTTAAAATCTAAAATGGCTAGGTTTTTTTCTTCAATCAAATGAGCGTATTTTTCATTTAGGGGGGTTTTGACAAAGAGAGTGTCATTAGGGTCTTTTAAGGCTTCGTTAGTGTCATCACTTAAAAAGGAGTAAGTATGGTTTTTATAAACAAGTGATTTTTTGAGTTTCAAAATTTTACCTTGAATTTAGGATTAAACATGCTTAAGTGCGTCCTTTAAAAGATTGCATAAAAAAGGGTCATAGATATGCACGCCATGCAATTCATGCATGCCCTCAATATAGTTGATAGCAAGCTCATAGTAGCCATACTGATTTAAATAACCCAAAAACTCATAAAAATCCTCTTTGTTATCAAAGATAATTCTAGTGCTAAACATCAAATCTTCAAATGCCTCTTTAAAGCCACGCTCTTTAAATAAACGCTTAAAATCCGCATACAAAATGCCATTTAATTCTTCGCCTTTTTGACTAGCTTGCGCCTCTAAAGCCTCTGCCATTTTGTTTAGTCCCTCATCAAAAGATGCAATAAGGCTTAAGATTTGCTCCTCAGCTTGGTGTTTGAGACTTCGTTTTTGCATGCTAATGAGATTTTGATACAGCTCATAAAAGCTATGGGCTTCTTTAGGAAAATCTAGGGCAATATCACTTAAAAGCGCTCCAATTTTAGCTTTATTATCCTCTTCGTCTAAATAAAGTGCCTCTGAAAAAAGGCGCAATGCTTTAGAATAATGCTTTTTTTTAAAGGCTAAAAAAGCGTTTTTAATAAGGGCGCGTTTTTTAAATTCGTAATCAAATTTATGCATGCCAAATCCTTAAAATCAAATCCTCCTAAATTCTTGCGCATTTTGCAAACAAACCACCTCTAATTCGGGGTGAATATCAGTTCTAA contains the following coding sequences:
- a CDS encoding 50S ribosomal protein L25/general stress protein Ctc, which encodes MLEGVIRESITKANAKALKKDGYLIANVYGKGIENVSCAFKLNPFIKYLKEKKHLIFPVKLGDKTYEVVVQEYQKNPVTNELIHVDLLAVTKGVKSKFKVPVKHQGTPVGLKNKGILMLSKKRVRVECTPEHLPDCYLVDVTSLDVNESILVRDLKKHENVKILDNDSIAVIGVIKAK
- the pth gene encoding aminoacyl-tRNA hydrolase, which codes for MTLLVGLGNPTERYAYTRHNVGFDILDLLVKDFNISFTFYSKHNACVCIYNDFILLKPQTYMNLSGESVLSVKNFYKPQEILVIHDELDLALGVMKFKNGGGNGGHNGLKSIDLLCSNNYYRLRVGISKGANIIEHVLSRFNENEEPLKNAVFEHAKNALKFFIKTHDFNATQNRFTLKNPLILES
- a CDS encoding AlwI family type II restriction endonuclease, encoding MVFLKQLLKTHIQVNNKTIRPLLLILKVLDELEYLNYDEFTYLIPLITDSKILNLLIDKIKEYRKLENIQKDRNSFIDAIIYEVLIGMPNYQKALQIFLKNEVSIDLICKIGINRKSPNYDRNYFEIYQALQNCFLNGINNQETHLITLFKSLKNLKNSKTCRLWFKLIFAKNPTSKIIEQNQVSTCLSSTNPFLNCKDIQEFKQIFFKYLHVFKAKATLEDYFDLNCRYFNLSDIIVFENGLIKLDILPKHYFKQVIDSLSLQIFKPNHQLKQAISLEEIIGNAPNLDRLYRDLSLALNAPIKNQQDIIYNTNHYKKQQFITLIENKFSNAVLLKLLQLFKDRNNNPKADKNIFELVTDEANIPTIFEYIIGIIWYKISQFEGDLGVFLKLSLQPNLLPKTHAKGGDADIIFEYAPKLPFYHKHCLLLEVTLTTKDNQRRMELEPVSRHLGNHLIKTKNLNDYAIFISTYLDPNVVSDFSYRKIMPYQKDKKGINGMKILSLDTDILGVILSKNITYENLFVILDNFYQQELKDQDYCKPYSKINAF
- a CDS encoding outer membrane protein is translated as MQNRKKIVGNFSGNRSVVADSLGISKRGSVVLGTFLGSFLLLSPLMAYEKNGAFVGISLEIGRADQKTNAYKDGSLFQIPNGTVVSNNTPNTPIGQSGGCAPGNCVVNWSGLNMLSTNKNLLGHNQPMYGLGVMTGYKHFIGKKKWFGLRYYGFFDYGHSNFSNSRAANAISPFYLNNQKVDMYTYGFGTDMLFNIINKDKATAGFFVGVNFAGNTWTNNRVGYFEDGYVYGVNTDADAYMTNADGTITCGDTTPASCSVGINPSSEYTTGKLNSKVNNTHFQFLVNVGIRTNFFKHHGIEFGIKIPTIPNEFFKGSTTIKEQSQGPQKEVTTGSGKDKKTTLEPTTINGPETNFSLTQTLMRQYSMYLRYVYTF
- a CDS encoding LptF/LptG family permease, with product MRLFRFVGWYYFKYFLIVLLALELFFVSIDSLKYADKMPDSANMIILFFTYDILFALNYTLPISLLLAMVLFYITFIKSNQYTALLSIGFSKRQILNPVLIISFFFTSIYVGLNTTSFVYMEEKTQNLIYKENFSATSEHLLVKYNDDYVYFGKINPLLQKAENIKVFRLKNKVLESYAEAKEAFFEGKYWILHDTTIYSMPSHFELGTNALKTAHLKTFKTLKNFRPKVLDTIYQNKPAVSITDAISSLHALMRQNADTKKVRAFLYVFGILPFFVPFLGVLIAYFSPSLARYENLALLGLKFIIITLVIWGLFFALGKFSVSGMFMPEIGVLLPFFIFLTLSCYYLKKLNSKL
- a CDS encoding DUF1561 family protein; its protein translation is MADSAKNIEIVLDDKTYGLHLVFYKGESYPVLGDVKSSIKASIDSLGRIIFVHHGVHLALTAPDSVTGLYFESTEKWDYLTFRPAVLNDDNQRFIIRDKKILTANQEYIVKVYKNTLYISKNPTDYYDFHLSDTTSHFLSHPSEVFNFSFKTPISWLYLEKGVVYYVESKRSVLDFITYYYYNPITGHIAQYHKDTGELYGLTSSSGIDSWEYIHFKPCKDEMTAKEKENNKNQSFQLLLVDNKAIILDAYGNNLRVKTYGPYWGVPYFINPSYANQDDANTPIDYFYLDNAIGDLSRFTHKSLETCSKGAPQAPILDPKLAHRKSSRELLGLGNDFQLTDAWKRRLHAIATTCVRGVVSRIGMCGVCLLQSYQIVLELLRYTDNPLQSGGALFDTAPNTDPFISFTSRFPGLALALEIPGEFIRRVSDPAYMPTRAAHAHTGMSYTMLAGYQVSTTPMLDSTQFPTRLNEMLHAEAGNVWIAFVYSIDSSGRTNQMVGHALPFVRTRDGLIAIRTNTPDRTLENYSHDLFPLRDLRAILNVLTTGFNHTIRYVQLVHVDHPIANPFSQTLTCHSFAHASQ
- a CDS encoding DNA adenine methylase; protein product: MPLIAPKTLKNNVCYNLDTNILIEKIECDLLYLDPPYNSRQYSSAYHLLENIARFEKQTPQGVAKKIPLEHLKSEYCTKNAPLVFKDLISKARAKYILLSYNNMGDKGNSRSNAKISDEIILSILKQKGKVEIFETPYKYFSTGKSKITNHKERLFLCKVQ
- a CDS encoding DNA adenine methylase; translation: MQSAIIPSCFNYIGGKTKLLPQILKHFPKNLEVFVDLFCGGCSVGLNVKAKQIIFNDSNTKLIKLLESIKNIPYELFMQEVQSLIDAYNLSKSNIHGYDFYQSNSSIGLAKHNKAPFLKLREDYNTLLKNKQDNLFMFYTLIVYAFNNQIRFNQQGFFNLPVGKRDFNANLQNKFITFSKTLAQKNAVFSRIDFREFKINTLPKNTLIYCDPPYLITNAPYNELNAWTIQEEKDLLNFLDNTDKKGLKFALSNVLASKNQENFLLKEWAKKYHCHYLKKSYANSNYQRKNKQAPSIEVLITNY